ACGAATGCACTGCCCCGTCTTGAACGAATCGTTCACTTCGATCGGCGGCAGACCGGTCACCGTGGCGGCATGTCGCGGAACATCATTTCGGCGATTCCGTCCAGACGATCACGGAACGCGGTCGCGTTCATCCCGGTGTGCCGCCGGAACTCGCGCGCGGCGTGCGCCTGATCCGCGTACCCGGCGGCGGCGGCCAGCATCGCCGGGCTATTGCCTCGCGACTGCTCAATCAGCCGGGCCATGAAGCGTTCGTAGCGACGCACTGACAGGTACTCTTTCGGGCTGATGCCGATCCATCGGCGGAATGCGCGATACAGCGTCGCGGTCGACACCCCGAGTGTGGCTCCCAGGCTTGCGACGGTGTGCCCCTCGGTGTCCTGATCCACCATCCGGACGGCGGAGACGACAGTATCCCGTCGCCCTCGCACCGGGCCGGGCGACAGCTCCGCGAGGAGCCATCGGTCGAGCGCGGCGCAGAGATCGTCCTTCAGTGCCGCGTCCGTTGGGTGACCCGTAGCCACGTCACCGATCGGAGTCGGCTCGCGCGGCGCATCGTGCCACGCGGTCGCTGCGCCCCACGGTGTGAATTGCACTCCGACATAGTGAGATGGGCCGCTCTGCACCAGAACATAGGGATCAGTTGTCACGGGCAGCAGCACGTCAGCATTCAGCTCGACCGATGTTGTACCGGGTCGGAGCCGATGACCGGGCTCACCGAGACAGAACTGCACCGTGGCCCTGCCGTTGGGGATGAGCACTGCGCGGATCTCCTCAACGGGTGCTGGCGCGACGATCAGCCAATAGTGTTCCACCGTCTCGCTCAAGCGCGGATCCGGGGCAAACCGCCGATACTCCATGATCACCATTCCACACCAGCGATACGCGACGCCCGAATCCGCGAGAAGAACGGGCTTGGCTCAATCGGTCGAAGTCGAGCCGACGCCGGCACGGTGGAGAGCGCTGAAAAGGGGCAGCGAGGGAGTGAGCGTTCGTCTTGCGGCAGCTGACCGGCGCCGATCGATCACCGTCTCCCGGTGGAATGGACTCCGGGTGATCGGCCGGGGCCCGTCCGCACACCCGCCGTCCACGGCTTCGGCGTCAGCCGCGTCGTCGCGCGTAGACTCATGAGCCCGCTCGGGCACGCCCGCCCCGGCATTGACGACCGACCCCAGGAGCACGATGGCCTGCCAGATCCTCCCGACGATCAGCGGTCCCGCGGATCTGCGGCGGCTGCCGGCGCGCAAGCTCACGCGTTTGGCGGAGGAGATCCGGGCGTTCCTCGTGGACGAGGTCTCTCGCACCGGCGGCCATCTCGGCCCCAACCTCGGAGTCGTCGAACTGACGCTCGCACTCCACCGGGTCTTCGACTCGCCCCGCGACCCAATCATCTTCGACACAGGGCATCAGTCGTACGTGCACAAGCTCGTGACGGGCCGGCAGGACTTCTCTCGGCTGCGCGAGCGCGGGGGACTCGCCGGCTACCCGCAGCGCGAGGAATCGCCCCACGACATCGTCGAGTCGTCGCACGCGTCGTCGTCGCTCAGCTGGGCCGACGGCATCTCGCGTGCCTTCAGCTTGTCCGGACAGGCCGACCGACGCGTCGTCGCGGTCGTCGGCGACGGCGCACTGACCGGCGGCATGACCTGGGAGGCCCTCAACAACATCTCCGACGACAACGCCCGCCGCCTCATCATCGTCGTCAATGACAACGGGCGCTCCTACGCCCCGACGATCGGCGGCGTCGCCCGCTTCTTGAACACCGTCCGCACCCAGCGCAGTTACCGGATGCTCCAGCGCCAGAGCGACGAGGCATTCGGCCGGTTCGGTGGCGCACTTGGCCGGTCCGTCTACCGCGGCATACGGGGCGGGGTGCACGGCTTCCTGAGTCGTTTCACCAACACCGATGAGCTCTATTCGAACCTCGACATCAAGTACCTCGGCCCGGTCGACGGGCATGATCTCGGCGCCCTCGAGCACACGCTCCGTCAGGCGCGCGACTATGGCGCTCCCGTAATCGTTCACGCGATCACCCAGAAGGGGCGCGGCTACCAGCCCGCGATCGACGACGCGGCCGATCAGTTCCACGCGGTCGGCCAGATCGATCCCATCACAGGGGAGCCCGTCTCGGCCGCGGCCGGGCAGTCGTGGACGGGCGTCTTCGCCGACGAGATCGTGCAACTGGCCACACAGGACCCGCGTATCGTCGGCATCACTGCGGCAATGCTTCGCCCCGTCGGGCTCGCCAAGTTCGCGGCGGCGTTTCCCGATCGTGTCCTCGACGTCGGAATTGCCGAGCAGCATGCGGTCACCTCGGCCGCCGGCCTCGCCTTCGGGGGGATGCACCCCGTCGTCGCGATCTACGCCACCTTCGCCAATCGAGCGTTTGACCAGATCCTCATGGACGTCGGACTGCATCGCGCCGGCGTCACCTTCGTGCTCGACCGCGCAGGCATCACGGGCCCGGACGGTCCGAGCCACCACGGCATGTGGGATCTCGCGCTGCTGCAGTCCGTGCCGCACATCCGCATCGCGGCTCCCCGCGACGCAGCGCGTCTCCGGGAGGAGCTGCGCGAAGCCGTTGCCGTCGACGACGCACCGACCGTCGTTCGGTTCTCGAAGGGCAGCGTCGGTCGCGAACTGGTC
This sequence is a window from Pseudoclavibacter endophyticus. Protein-coding genes within it:
- a CDS encoding helix-turn-helix domain-containing protein, with product MVIMEYRRFAPDPRLSETVEHYWLIVAPAPVEEIRAVLIPNGRATVQFCLGEPGHRLRPGTTSVELNADVLLPVTTDPYVLVQSGPSHYVGVQFTPWGAATAWHDAPREPTPIGDVATGHPTDAALKDDLCAALDRWLLAELSPGPVRGRRDTVVSAVRMVDQDTEGHTVASLGATLGVSTATLYRAFRRWIGISPKEYLSVRRYERFMARLIEQSRGNSPAMLAAAAGYADQAHAAREFRRHTGMNATAFRDRLDGIAEMMFRDMPPR
- the dxs gene encoding 1-deoxy-D-xylulose-5-phosphate synthase, which codes for MACQILPTISGPADLRRLPARKLTRLAEEIRAFLVDEVSRTGGHLGPNLGVVELTLALHRVFDSPRDPIIFDTGHQSYVHKLVTGRQDFSRLRERGGLAGYPQREESPHDIVESSHASSSLSWADGISRAFSLSGQADRRVVAVVGDGALTGGMTWEALNNISDDNARRLIIVVNDNGRSYAPTIGGVARFLNTVRTQRSYRMLQRQSDEAFGRFGGALGRSVYRGIRGGVHGFLSRFTNTDELYSNLDIKYLGPVDGHDLGALEHTLRQARDYGAPVIVHAITQKGRGYQPAIDDAADQFHAVGQIDPITGEPVSAAAGQSWTGVFADEIVQLATQDPRIVGITAAMLRPVGLAKFAAAFPDRVLDVGIAEQHAVTSAAGLAFGGMHPVVAIYATFANRAFDQILMDVGLHRAGVTFVLDRAGITGPDGPSHHGMWDLALLQSVPHIRIAAPRDAARLREELREAVAVDDAPTVVRFSKGSVGRELVASARLRDGVDVLRWGSRRDVLFVGVGPMVELAIEVAERLEAQGIGATVVDPRWVVPVPATVLELASSHRLVVTIEDGIVVGGVGTRIRQDLRAAAIDTTVTELGLPDAFIPHGSRAQILAEAGLTPQRIARDVVAQVLGIRVPHARPERGVESERARDAERAPDAATRSV